One Eurosta solidaginis isolate ZX-2024a chromosome 1, ASM4086904v1, whole genome shotgun sequence genomic window, gcaACTCTCCCTTTCTCTTAATCTCGCACAATCTAATTGGaatgtctacggagcaagtttcGGGGATGCGCCCTCTTTAGCTAACTCAttcgtttttttcttttcaataaagttaggtcctagaaaactgcttgTTTTtgacaagaggacggagttattttattacaCAAGTCCTGATATCTATTTGAGGTGCTTTCGTTTAGTTGTCAAACTAATTTTGGTTACACTGTGGACAtattcagtcaatgtgaggtctttattgaccggccagttcaacctaatctaacctgccattccaatttgcctcgttttactttttaatttatcctacaaattgacCAAACGGGACCTCAGTGATTTTTGCAGAGTCCGAAGGCAGAGGCAGAGGAATTTCGCTGGGAAGCTTTTGATGGTAGTAATACGCTCAGAGTGTTTACCAAACTACTGCCAATAGGCGTTCCCGCATAGAAACACCTTTTTAAGGATTTAGATTTTGACCTTTGGTGTAGTTGGCAAGTTCTCCACGGTGGCCACCTTCTCCAATGTTCGCTAAGACTGTGTAGTAGCGTGAAGCGCTCGATTGCGACCCCACGCGGTGCTTTTTAAGCTCTGTAGTGGGTGTATTCACCAGGAACCATCTTTATATTGCTCCatacaaaaaaataacataacttCCTTCGGGTTTGTTTTTTAGAGCCCCTTACTACTGGCTCGATTTATATTTTTAAGTGACGGTGTAGGAAAAGCGCGCAATGAGAAATGGTTCTCCGTACTTCTGACATTTCGTGGCCCCATAATTTTGCTGTAACGCCAGTACTACGAAATCCGAATTGTTATAATTTTACCAGAACTGTTGTGACCCATTCTACCTGAACATAGGGGCGAGTTTCAAAATAAATTTACTTGAGGCTTTAGTCGCATATCAAAAAATcccctaaaatttttttatttaatttttgtttttaaatgacaTACAAAGGCGTCAAAATATATGATTCACGAAATATTAATTCATATTTATTAGTGTGAATTAGTAAGCGTTACTACGGCTATAAAATCATAAATTCCTTCCACATCATGCTATGTAcgaatatttttatacccagcgtatACTTGTATACAAGATAatattaagctggagacattggtgctttatcggtaaccgtatcggtaaccttttaacagctgattcgaccaaccttatgagaatcaatgcaatcgattattggtgccgctaaggtcgtaaccgtatcgtagccaaccaattgggttttggtttaccgtcgtaacgataaacagctgattacgttagggatacggatacagcgatacgacatacggcactaatgactccggctttacggTTGTTTGTAATGGcttaaaggaatcgatatagatatggacttccttgtgtgtgtgtgtgtaaggcgcgataacctccgaagagatctaaggccgagcttctcttccaatttgcgtcgtgctcctcttgattttccctacaaattggccggacgggacctacatgttttatgccgactccgaacggcatctgcaaggcagatgagttttcactgagagcttttcatggcagaaatacacccggagcgcttgccaaacactgccgaggggcgaccccgcttaaaaaaattgtcttcaaatttaaaaaccttatttctaaaattttgatgttgctttgcccggggtgcgaacccagggcatacggtgtggtaggcggagcactctaccatcacaccacgatggacttccttatatcaaagttatcagcatcgaaaaagagacacgataggataggataggttaggtggcagctgccctgataaggatagctcacttggacaacacgaaggtccgttgtgataccacatacaccaaaaataacggtgacctagatccagctacttagagaatcgttgggtagcaacgataaagctccgaatgataccgatctcaactttggatatatcctcgggagatccaagtgagtcgcgaccgaagtactttcgcctaattctggcaaaagctggacaatcaagcataaagtgatttggtgattccacctcatcatcctccatacagctgcagcaggatggagtttccagtatattgagacgtaccgcatggatacccatgggacagtgccctgtcaaaaccccaataaccattgataggtgagccttagtgaacccaattatttcagcagacctcctgccatccactttcggccagaaagatcttgctaccctgcaagacgtgatatccgcccaacgtttgctgagctgattcgaggcccagctatggaggagcaatccacaggtggccagcgggatcccgaagtccctacagccatcttcatccggttcagttgtaccgatgcgggctaagagatccgcttgacagttacccgggatatcactatggcccgggacccagataatcttaattgtaaaataattcgatgcaatcgcaagcgaggtcaggcactcccagaccaccctcgatcgcactgtagttgagctcaaggccttgatagccgattggctatcagagtagatgttaaattccctaaccgtggtagcactggatagcattccatccaccgcatccttaatcgcagcaatttccgcttggaatacactgcagtgatcagccaacttaaacttgcggcttaaatttagctcttgacaaaagacccccccaccaacctttccatccagctttgacccatccgtgaacaagttaaccggtcccatgccccagataattcctcttccccaatcctctctctctggaataactggggtgaaggttgtatagggagctgttatcggcatacagtagtccgttctgtccgggatgaagtcgaaactggtaagaaggctagagtgtccgcggtcagaaagtctatatcccatatcacgaagcctgaccaacgaccttgccgcggccgcctttcccgcaatatctactgggtatatgttcagcatgacgttcagtgccaaggtaggcgttgttctgagagcgccactgataccgatcagcgccgtccgttgcactgacactaacattttggaggtgctcgccgtgtccagtgctttccaccagaccagcaccccatatagcagaatcggtttgaccaccatctcataaagccagtgtactattcttggcgagagtccccatctctttccgatagctcctctgcagcagtacaaggcaatggcggccttcctggcccgatcttccacattgggtctccaggacagtttcttgtccaaaacaatccccaaatatttaaccctatcagaaagtaccaaaggtacccctccaatcgagggagttctgaaatcgggcaccttatatcttcttgtgaaaaggaccaattccgtttttcccgggttgaccgccaatccacatgattcagcccacctagccacagtatccaggtagccctgaagaacatcacgcagggcgcccagaaatttgcctctgactaggatagcgaggtcatctgcataggcaaccacccgacaaccactGGCTTCCAgatccacaagaagctcgttgactaccacaacccagaggagaggagataggacacccccctgtggcgtgcccctgcacaccttcctcttaattatggcccctccccactccgctgcgacaattctgccgcatagaagtttgctaataaattcaaccagagccgcctcgactcctaaacccaccagagctctttcgattgaccccggtaagacattgttaaaagctccctcgatgtctagaaaggcacccagagcatactctttgtgttctagggacccctctatttgctttacaatcgaatggagagccgtttccgtcgatctgcccttgcagtacgcatgttgtgaagccgacagtaacccccgaggtatcctttcccgtaggtacaggtcaatcaaccgctcaaacgtcttaagaagaaacgacgagagactgattggcctgaaacagacacgataacttgagcaacaagtgaaatatcttcaccaaatttagtacgcGAGCTCAtctggggtggctttccgtaattcgatatcgagCAGAAACAAGTATCGAAGTATCGTTTTTGCTTTCTCTAACAAAAAATATCGTCGCGTTGTATCGAAAGTTCAATATAAACAGCTCAACACCACTTTTGCTATCGTTTTTCTTTTTCGCAGCTTTTAACCGCATCAAAATGTAGTtaaaactttttaatatttttgtgttttaaaatatttgatatttattTACATAGGAGCCAACAACAAACGCTGCTCAACTGAAGCTACTAGTTGAATTTATGGAAAAGCATAATGCGTTAGCTAAAAATAGCTTACAAAATACTAATAACGGCCGCGCGAAGAAAAAACAGCTAAGGAGCAAATTAACGGACCTGCTAAATAGTAACGGTCCTCCGCCTGTAAAGGTGACGCAGAAATTATACAAATTCTCTTTGAAAATGTATTGTTTGTAGTAACAACATACTTTTATTTCTTCTAGGTATGGACTGACTACAAATATAACACGAAACGCAAACTAACACAACGCATgaacagtttgaaaagaccgGGCGGTGGTCCATATGATGCTATTTCTTTAAACGACACGGAAGAACGTATAATTGCTGTAGCAAAAATAAATGAACATTTGTTAGGAGTTCCAGGCGCTACGTCACATGGAAGCAATACAGACCGTCCTTGCTCTTCTAAGCAGTCGGATGAAGTATTCATAAACGACTGCTTCACAGCAATTTGGAGCGCATATAGTTCCTCTAGCAACGACGAGAATAAAGCGCCAAGTGATTCGCCAAGAGAAAATATAAGTTCAGGATCAGAAAGCGACGACGAGCCACCACAAACCCCCAGAGAAAGAAAACTTACAGATccaaaaatgaaaattattgaaaaagaaaTAGATAATCAAGAAAAATTTCAAACTGAAATGTTAAGGCTCTTAAAAGAAAGCAACGAAATTGGACAAAAGAAGCTGCAGCTAATGGAAAACCAAATTGAAAGTTGAAATTCAGTATAAGAAAATTAAAGTGCAAGTAATGGAGGCGGATTtggaaaaagtaaaatttaaactcTTTGCTGAAACAAAAACATAATAAGAAATGAAGCTacctatgtatatgtatgtgttaaataaatacaatgtttatctattttttttatactcagttgagcagagctcacagagtatattaagtttgattggataacggttggttgtacatatataaaggaatcgagatagatatagacttccatatatcaaaataatcaggatcgaaaaaaaatttgattgagccatgtccgtccgtccgtccgtccgtccgtccgtccgtccgttaacacgataacttgagtaaattttgaggtatcttaatgaaatttggtatgtaggttcctgagcactcatctcagatcgctatttaaaatgaacgatatcggactataaccacgcccactttttcgatatcgaaaatttcgaaaaaccgaaaaagtgcgataactcattacaaaagacagataaagcgacgaaacttggtagatgggttgaacttatgacgcagaatagaaaattagtaagattttggacaatgggcgtggcaccgcccacttttacaagaaggtaatttaaaagttttgcaagctgtaatttggcagtcgttgaagatatcatgatgaaatttggcaggaacgttactactattactctatatgtgctaagtaaaaattagcaaaattggatgaagaacacgcccactttttaaaaaaaaattttttaaaattcaaattttaacaaaaaatttaatatctttactgtatataagtaaattaagtcaaaattcaactccagtaatgatatgatgcaacaaaatacaaaaataaaagaaaatttcaaaatgggcgtggctccgcccattttcatttagtttgtctagaatacttttattgccataagtcgaacaaaaatttaccaatccttctcaaatttggtaggagcatagattctatgacggtaactgttctctgtgaaaatgggcgaaatcggtggaagccacgcccagtttttatacacagtccaccgtctgtccttccgctcggccattaacacaataacttgagcaaaatccgatatatctttactaaacttagcccacgtacttacctgagctcactttttcttggtataaaaaatgggcgaaatctgaccataaccacgcccactttatcgatatcgaaaattacgaaaaatgaaaaaaatgccataattctataccaaacacgaaaaaagggatgaaacatggtaactggattggtttattgacgcaaaatataactttggaaaaacctttgtaaaatgggtgtgacacctaccatattaagtagaagaaagtgaaaaagttctacaaggcgaaatcaacagcccttggaatcttggcaggaatactgttagtggtattgcatatataaataaattagcagtacccgacagatgattttctggatcacctggtccacattttggtcgatatcgcgagaacgccttcacatatacatctaagggccactcgcttttaaaaccctcattaatacctttaatttgatatccatatcgtacaaaaacataccagagtcacccctgtcccaccctaatggcgatatctcgaaaaggcgtccacctatagacctaatgccccctccctcttaaaatgctcagtaacacctttcgtttgatacccatatcgtacaaacattctagagtcacccctggcccaccctaatggcgatacctcgaaaaggcgtccacctatagacctagtgtccactccctcttaaaatgctcagtaacacctttcgtttgatacccatatcgtacaaacattctagagtcacccctggcccaccctaatggcgatatctcgaaaaggcgtccacctatagacctaatgcccactccctcttaaaatgctcagtaacagctttcgtttgatacccatatcgtacaaacattctagagtcacacctggcccaccctaatggcgatatttcgaaaaggcgtccacctatagaactaaggattactcccttttaaaatactcattaccacctttcatttgatacccatatcgtacaaacacattctagagtcaccctggcccaccctaatggcgatatctcgaaaaggcgtccacctatagacctaatgtccactccctcttaaaatgctcagtaacacctttcgtttgatacccatatcgtacaaacattctagagtcacccctggcccaccctaatggcgatatctcgaaaaggcgtccacctatagacctaatgtccactccctcttaaaatgctcagtaacacctttcgtttgatacccatatcgtacaaacattctagagtcacccctgtcccaccctaatggcgatatctcgaaaaggcgtccacctatagacctaatgcccactccctcttaaaatgctcagtaacaccttttgtttgatacccatatcggacaaacattctagagtcacacctggcccaccctaatggcgatatctcgaaaaggcgtccacctatagaactaaggattactcccttttaaaatactcattaccacctttcatttgatacccatatcgtacaaacacattctagagtcaccctggcccaccctaatggcgatatctcgaaaaggcgtccacctatagacctaatgcccactcccttttacaatgctcagtaacacctttcgtttgatacccataccgtacaaacattctagagtcacccttggtccagctttatggcgatatctcgaaaaggcgtccacctatagaactaaggattactcccttttaaaatactcattaccacctttcatttgatacccatatcgtacaaacacattctagagtcaccctggcccaccctaatggcgatatctcgaaaaggcgtccacctatagacctaatgcccactccctcttaaaatgctcagtaacacctttcgtttgatacccatatcgtacaaacattctagagtcacccttggtccacctttatggcgatatctcgaaaaggcgtccacctatagaactaaggattactcccttttaaaatactccttaccacctttcatttgatacccatatcgtacaaacacattctagagtcacccctggcccaccctaatggcgatatctcgaaaaggcgtccacctatagacctaatgcccactccctcttaaaatgctcagtaacacctttcgtttgatacccatatcgtacaaacattctagagtcacccctggcccaccctaatggcgatatctcgaaagggcgtccacctatagacctaatgcccactccctcttaaaatgctcagtaacacctttcgtttgctgcacatatcgtacaaacacattctagagtcaccctggcccaccctaatgacgatatctcgaaaaggcgtccacctatagacctcatgcccactccctcttaaaatgctcagtaacacctttcgtttgatacccataccgtacaaacattctagagtcacccctggcccaccctaatggcgatatctcgaaaaggcgtccacctatagacctaatgcccactccctcttaaaatactcagtaacacctttcatttgattcccatatcgtacaaacacattctacagacacccctggtccacctttatggcgatatctcgaaacggcgtccacctatggaactaaggatcactccttttcaaaatactcattaacagctttcatttgatacccatatcgtacaaacacattatagaatcacccctggtccaccttaatggggacatctcgaaaaggcgtccaccgatagacctaaggcccactccctcttaaaatgctcagtaacacctttcatttgatacccatatcgtacaaacaaattctagagtcagccctggtctacctttatggcgatatccctaaatggcgttcatccatagaactatggcctactctctcttaaaatactctttaatacctttcatttgatacacctgttatacaaccacattccagggttaccccagattgattttccttattttgtctccatagctctcaactgagtatgttatgttcggttacacccgaacttagccttccttagttgttaTTTAATTAATTCGTCCTATGAGAGAACTTTTACGGGAATAAAGTGCAATTTTATCTTATTTACAGACAATTTTACTTTATTTGCTACCAATTAAAATGAAATTCTTACATAGCTGAATGGAAAAGATGGTCTTTTATTCTATTTCTTATTCTATCTGCTTCTCGGTTGCCTGTGTCCGGCGGGGTTGGTTCTATCACCTCCTCTTGCCTTGGGGTTATAGCTTCATTATTGATACGAAAAGGAATATTTCGGCTAATGCACACATTATGAAGAACGGCACACACGTTTGCAATTTTCGCAACAAATGTTGGGCTATATCGTGGTTTTCTGTCGTCTGATAATATCCTCCAGCGGCCTAAATGGGACGATgcaattaaaattaatatatttaaaatagacTTAATTAATAAACTAACCTTTGTAAACGCCAATAGTTCTTTCAACAATGCTCCTAGCTTTGCTATGAGTATCATTAAAAAAGCGTTTGCTTTCGTCTGGCTCATCTTCTCGTAACCGGTACGGGGTCCTTAGCCATGGTTCAAGAGGGTATCCCGAATCAGCCAATAGCTACGAGTTTCTATTCCCACTGTTGTATTGGCGCTCCATTAACAATCTCTCTTTTGAGCCCCACCCCTGAGTCGTGTGCAGCACTCCCATATTGTGGGCATATAGCTTTGATtacactagtcaacaagagaaattactttgaagtctaactatttaatttcgatgtatcATGGCCCCCTtagtacaaaaacacccaaagtttaaaattctatggatacgatttttttttttttttctttttctaaaatcacgaattttcacagaggtctttccatttattttatcatatcttggaaattacttatctaaacTCGTTGAGggaaacaccagtggattcaccgcaaaattttcttcaagtcttgataagaacatttttttatatgatcgacggttgtggagttattcacataaaaatataaaaaaaatttttttttttgcaaaatcgaactttgttttatttttcaaaaattcataaaaaatcgaaggtttttaaaacttaccaattttatttcacggtcttaaaactgtaaacattataaataattAAAACCTTATTTCgtaaaaatacatgaataaatgttggttttattgacaataaaatgaaaataccaaatttagcgaaaattttgcatatcaagcctattatagttttttaaaaacaaattatttaggtatgatATTTTGCGCAACTTTGCCTTTTTAAAACTTACTAcgggcatcgccagaaatgagaaaactccataatgacactcaagaaatttttccccgtcaatttttcttaaggcaaaacgcagatcataagaaaaaatgcgtcatactgtatggaaaatttaagttgccaacgcgggttttcgtaagaaagaagtatggtcatatgtatttgttatcaaataaatacaactttttccttgaggCATTTCTTGCGATGTTTTTAGAATacttaaatcataaaaacaaaaaaatttaattatcactccgtcatagaaac contains:
- the LOC137234423 gene encoding uncharacterized protein, whose translation is MEKHNALAKNSLQNTNNGRAKKKQLRSKLTDLLNSNGPPPVKVWTDYKYNTKRKLTQRMNSLKRPGGGPYDAISLNDTEERIIAVAKINEHLLGVPGATSHGSNTDRPCSSKQSDEVFINDCFTAIWSAYSSSSNDENKAPSDSPRENISSGSESDDEPPQTPRERKLTDPKMKIIEKEIDNQEKFQTEMLRLLKESNEIGQKKLQLMENQIES